The following proteins are encoded in a genomic region of Ostrea edulis chromosome 7, xbOstEdul1.1, whole genome shotgun sequence:
- the LOC130048489 gene encoding cysteine and tyrosine-rich protein 1-like — protein MLRELEITSTVFLNFGVYFALAGCYYRSYYNSGDGAVDGIIIGVFVAIGLLIFVFVCVCIKNCKGVHIRTRSRFGWPVANLNSAVTYQNTVRQTRLFHQQPYPTTTLNNTTAPVQTHLYGNTHVQYGIPPPFNAPVPYSATYTAPPPTYSSVFTTHGPVGKM, from the exons ATGTTACGAGAATTAGAAATTACGTCTACAGTTTTCTTGAACtttg GTGTATACTTCGCATTGGCGGGTTGTTATTACAGATCGTACTATAACAG TGGTGACGGGGCAGTAGATGGAATTATCATCGGGGTGTTTGTGGCTATTGGATTGCTGATATTCGTCTTTGTCTGTGTTTGTATCAAGAACTGCAAGGGAGTTCACATCCGAACGAGGTCGCGATTCGGATGGCCAGTCGCGAATTTAAATAGCGCGGTGACGTACCAAAATACAG TTCGACAAACAAGATTGTTTCATCAACAGCCATATCCAACTACTACACTGAATAATACAACGGCTCCCGTCCAAACACATCTATACGGAAACACGCATGTTCAGTACGGGATACCGCCACCCTTCAATGCACCGGTACCGTACAGCGCCACCTATACAGCTCCTCCGCCGACCTATTCTTCTGTGTTCACTACGCATGGTCCAGTGGGTAAAATGTAA
- the LOC130048765 gene encoding uncharacterized protein LOC130048765, with product MKAEEDKEVAEINMKILEEELQDHSVASESEQSDWTTSHTNRYVVNQSVHVENNEKEADRVRLLTPKPDLPPVQTPFVTMRPTLSNMVTPPPVTPPDSRLNPRAELFVPEGREGCVSRLSMSDQNKTVEHNRAFMDMTTFLTKKSFILERVKPFAGDPEIYLAWKSTFKEVMSEIDASPSIELDLMIHNLKGQPYEQVKSIKNSNTSDSIRAIQKAWGRLDSYYGSPDRIAKALKRKLWDIIEKFGFSNKLEYFCLLDTLNEINAVKDNPKYSKTLSYFDTSDGVNPVLHMTYIINDPGFDFDDPPQEKKSQRLDSASYSGSRTKSNKQFHKQAVNSNKTAVSEDDERVRCALYNSSHSTSDCNAFRTKSIGEKRDILRKHGQCFKCCDGKHLSKDCRVYVKCNTCGSRHHCTAMHDNTSNQPSQNHGGEKLTSEKPTLQRQIARTETAAHVNAACTEICGNFRGKSCAKIVLVSIHPRLSEHPPVNVYAILDEQSNKSLAKPELFEISYKLSTCSGSSVVSDRRSHGFVINSLNNQTTFNLPTLIECDAIPNNRHEIPTCDVTIHYPHLTNIADFIPPIDNAANISLLIGRDLLSAQHVLEQIRGDPSQPYAQRLSLGWVIIGETCLDGIHTPKSADVMKTMLCSTSEQPSIGILMPYDRNMHVSECVEKQSVFKRTSTDNQPSLSCEDREFLAQMDSDMKKDSSGHWIAPLPLKRTRLILPNNRQQALDRAISLDRSLIKNSTKKTHFLEFMRNLFEAGHIELAPQLPPNTECWYLPLFGVYHPQKKDKIRGDFDSSAKCGGLSLNDVLMSGPDLMNNLVGVLLRFRRECVAIVADIEHMFYSFLEDIQHRRYLRFIWHNDNCFEQPLVDYQMRVHVFGNSPSPAVATFGLRRTADVAEAQYGSDMKNLVHRNFYVDDALSSHSSAKEAIDLLQRTKKALIDHGCLRLHKIASNSSEVLSAFDSQDLAKDLKDTELWTDDLPTQRSLGICWNL from the exons ATGAAAGCAGAAGAGGACAAAGAAGTTGCTGAAATTAACATGAAGATTCTCGAGGAGGAACTTCAAGATCATAGTGTGGCTAGTGAAAGTGAACAAAGTGACTGGACTACATCGCACACAAACCGGTATGTTGTAAATCAGAGTGTACATGTTGAGAACAATGAGAAGGAGGCTGATAGAGTAAGACTGTTAACACCTAAACCAGATTTACCCCCTGTGCAAACTCCATTTGTAACAATGAGACCAACATTATCTAACATGGTCACCCCACCACCTGTTACCCCACCAGACAGTAGACTGAATCCCCGTGCTGAACTCTTTGTTCCAGAGGGGCGGGAGGGCTGTGTGTCACGATTGAGTATGAGTGATCAGAACAAGACAGTTGAACACAATCGAGCATTTATGGATATGACAACCTTTTTGACTAAGAAAAGTTTCATCTTAGAACGAGTGAAACCATTTGCTGGTGACCCTGAGATCTACTTAGCATGGAAATCTACTTTCAAGGAAGTGATGAGTGAAATTGATGCATCTCCATCTATTGAACTTGACCTCATGATACACAACCTCAAAGGACAGCcatatgaacaagtgaagagTATTAAGAACTCCAATACTAGTGATTCAATTCGTGCAATTCAAAAAGCATGGGGAAGACTAGATTCATATTATGGCAGTCCAGATCGTATTGCAAAGGCTTTAAAGAGGAAGTTATGGGACATTATTGAGAAATTTGGCTTTAGCAACAAGCTggaatatttttgtcttttagACACCCTGAATGAAATCAATGCTGTTAAAGACAATCCAAAGTACAGCAAGACTTTGAGCTACTTTGACACATCTGATGGAGTAAACCCTGTGTTAC ATATGACATACATAATCAATGACCCGGGATTTGATTTTGATGATCCACCACAAGAAAAAAAATCGCAGCGACTTGATTCAGCAAGTTATTCGGGATCACGgacaaaatcaaacaaacagtTTCACAAACAGGCTGTTAATTCCAATAAAACAGCTGTGTCGGAAGATGACGAAAGAGTGCGCTGTGCACTCTACAACTCATCCCACTCTACTAGTGACTGTAATGCCTTCCGCACAAAGAGTATTGGTGAGAAAAGGGACATTTTAAGGAAGCATGGTCAGTGTTTTAAGTGCTGTGATGGAAAACATTTGTCAAAGGACTGTCGTGTGTATGTGAAATGTAACACTTGTGGTAGCAGACATCACTGCACTGCTATGCATGATAACACATCAAATCAACCCTCTCAGAATCATGGCGGGGAGAAACTGACAAGTGAAAAACCGACACTACAACGACAGATAGCACGGACTGAAACTGCGGCACACGTTAATGCAGCTTGTACAGAAATCTGCGGAAATTTTAGAGGCAAATCGTGTGCTAAGATTGTCCTAGTCAGCATTCACCCCCGACTTAGTGAACACCCACCAGTTAATGTGTACGCCATACTTGATGAACAGAGCAACAAGTCACTAGCTAAACCTGaactttttgaaatatcatacaAACTATCTACATGTAGTGGATCCTCAGTAGTGAGTGACAGACGTTCTCATGGCTTCGTTATCAACTCATTGAACAATCAGACTACATTCAATTTACCGACTTTGATTGAGTGTGACGCTATTCCTAACAATCGTCATGAAATTCCAACCTGTGATGTGACCATTCATTATCCTCATCTTACTAATATAGCAGATTTTATTCCACCTATTGACAATGCGGCAAACATATCATTACTCATTGGCAGGGATCTCTTGAGTGCACAGCATGTCCTTGAGCAGATAAGAGGCGACCCATCTCAGCCGTATGCTCAACGTCTATCATTAGGTTGGGTAATTATTGGAGAGACGTGTTTGGATGGAATACACACACCTAAATCTGCTGATGTTATGAAAACTATGTTGTGTTCGACTTCTGAACAACCATCCATTGGCATTTTGATGCCATACGACCGTAACATGCATGTTTCAGAATGTGTTGAAAAACAATCAGTATTTAAGAGAACCAGTACAGACAACCAACCGTCATTATCTTGTGAAGATAGAGAATTCTTGGCTCAGATGGACAGTGATATGAAAAAAGACTCTTCAGGGCATTGGATTGCTCCCTTACCCTTAAAAAGGACACGACTTATTTTACCAAACAATCGACAGCAAGCATTGGATAGAGCCATTAGCCTGGACAGAAGTTTGATTAAGAACTCAACCAAGAAAACTCACTTTCTTGAATTTATGAGGAACTTGTTTGAAGCGGGTCACATTGAGTTAGCACCGCAGCTTCCACCAAACACCGAGTGTTGGTACTTACCTCTGTTTGGTGTTTATCACCCCCAGAAGAAAGACAAAATCCGTGGAGATTTTGACTCCTCTGCAAAGTGTGGTGGACTATCACTTAACGATGTCCTAATGAGCGGACCAGATCTAATGAATAACTTAGTGGGTGTATTACTGAGATTCAGAAGAGAATGTGTAGCAATAGTTGCAGACATAGAACATATGTTTTATAGTTTCCTGGAGGACATTCAACATAGACGTTACTTGAGATTCATTTGGCATAACGACAATTGTTTTGAACAACCTCTGGTGGACTACCAAATGAGAGTACACGTCTTCGGTAATAGTCCCTCCCCTGCGGTGGCGACTTTTGGACTACGTCGTACGGCTGATGTCGCAGAGGCACAGTATGGTTCAGATATGAAAAACCTCGTGCATCGTAATTTCTATGTAGATGATGCTCTTTCTTCTCATTCATCGGCAAAAGAGGCAATAGATCTACTTCAACGTACTAAGAAGGCTTTGATAGACCATGGCTGTTTGCGGCTACACAAGATAGCATCCAACTCTAGTGAAGTTTTATCTGCCTTCGATTCTCAGGACCTGGCTAAAGATTTGAAAGACACAGAACTGTGGACGGATGATCTACCAACACAGAGGAGTTTAGGAATCTGTTGGAACCTTTAA
- the LOC130048767 gene encoding uncharacterized protein LOC130048767 has translation MNINKIDIDNAQLKDFMTRKEIQWKFNPPHASHMGGAWERLIGVSRRILDSLLTDPKVTRLTHEVLVTFMAEVCSVINARPLSGISYDPDSPIPLSPVTLLSLKTKRVVDSFNLVEFTAKDLMKDQWRCVQLSNCFWKRWKMEYLSSLQQRMKWQQDERNLQVGDIVLLRDKTLHHNDWPMGIIENTYPSVDSRVCKVDICFGSDRKIFKRPATEVVLLISNKQ, from the coding sequence ATGAATATCAACAAGATTGACATCGACAATGCACAGCTGAAAGACTTCATGACTAGGAAAGAAATTCAGTGGAAGTTCAACCCCCCACACGCTTCACACATGGGTGGGGCCTGGGAGCGGCTGATAGGTGTCTCTAGGAGGATATTGGATTCTCTGCTCACCGATCCTAAAGTGACAAGACTTACTCATGAAGTTCTGGTGACCTTCATGGCAGAGGTATGCTCTGTTATCAATGCGCGCCCTCTGAGTGGTATTTCATACGACCCAGATTCACCCATTCCTTTGTCCCCCGTAACGTTACTTTCCTTGAAAACAAAACGTGTGGTAGACTCTTTCAACTTAGTAGAGTTTACAGCAAAGGATTTGATGAAGGACCAGTGGCGCTGTGTACAACTTTCGAATTGTTTTTGGAAAAGGTGGAAAATGGAATACCTTTCTTCACTCCAACAGCGGATGAAATGGCAACAGGATGAAAGAAATCTTCAAGTTGGTGATATCGTCCTTCTTCGTGATAAGACCCTTCATCACAATGATTGGCCGATGGGAATTATTGAGAACACATATCCTAGTGTTGACTCTCGTGTCTGCAAGGTAGATATTTGTTTCGGCTCAGACAGAAAGATTTTCAAACGTCCAGCAACGGAAGTTGTGCTTCTTATATCAAACAAACAGTAA
- the LOC130048766 gene encoding uncharacterized protein LOC130048766, translating into MEIILERLRKFANPSYIYGEVSVSKASFTELLIFSDASTMAIAAVAFLRLASDTGKEQLGFVMGKAKLAPKHGHTVPRLELCATVLATELYELISSEIDTNFDSIRFFTDSKVVLGYIRNETKRFFTYVANRVERIRKFSEPKDWNYIPTKINPADEGTRSVAVKEMQTSLWLNGPHELLDSSKHEQYDLDIDCDPEVSSCRTDVQSICQLGCHRFEKISDWQRLTRAICFIQKIMQKRKMVKSDDNKNQTPLTLQGAGLFIIHLMQEEAFVEEISSLKTGRTVNHRNPVFKLDPYMDEAGFLRVGGRLRHSNLMPQEKNPLIIPKKSHIANLLVDHFHREVKHQGRLFTEGAIRSAGYWIVGCRRRVNSHIQKCVTCRKLRGKQQQPKMADIFEAHLHPGPPFTHIGVVVFGPWSIVTRKT; encoded by the coding sequence ATGGAAATCATCCTTGAAAGACTTAGAAAGTTTGCAAATCCCTCGTACATATATGGTGAGGTGTCTGTCAGTAAGGCAAGTTTCACAGAATTACTGATATTCTCAGATGCTTCAACCATGGCCATTGCAGCTGTTGCGTTTCTCAGACTTGCTTCAGACACAGGGAAGGAGCAACTTGGTTTCGTTATGGGGAAAGCTAAACTGGCACCTAAACATGGACATACTGTTCCAAGATTGGAATTGTGTGCGACCGTATTGGCAACAGAACTGTATGAACTTATCTCCTCAGAGATTGATACTAACTTTGACTCGATTCGATTTTTTACAGACAGTAAGGTAGTCTTGGGCTACATTAGAAATGAAACTAAGCGCTTTTTCACCTACGTGGCCAACCGAGTAGAAAGAATTCGCAAATTTAGTGAACCGAAAGATTGGAATTATATTCCAACGAAAATAAATCCAGCAGATGAAGGGACCCGATCAGTGGCAGTGAAGGAAATGCAAACCAGTCTCTGGTTGAACGGTCCACATGAATTACTAGATAGCAGCAAACATGAACagtatgaccttgacattgatTGTGATCCGGAAGTCAGTTCTTGTAGAACGGATGTACAAAGCATTTGTCAACTAGGATGTCATCGCTTTGAAAAAATTTCAGATTGGCAGCGATTGACTCGAGCTATATGTTTCATTCAGAAGATAATGCAAAAGAGAAAAATGGTGAAAAGTGATGACAACAAAAATCAAACCCCACTCACATTGCAGGGagctggactttttatcattcATTTGATGCAGGAAGAGGCCTTTGTTGAAGAAATTTCATCTCTCAAGACAGGCAGAACTGTAAACCATAGAAATCCTGTTTTCAAATTAGACCCTTACATGGATGAAGCTGGATTCCTCAGAGTAGGAGGCAGACTACGTCATTCTAATTTGATGCCTCAAGAGAAGAATCCACTGATCATTCCAAAAAAGAGCCATATTGCCAATTTGCTTGTGGATCACTTTCATCGAGAAGTGAAACATCAAGGACGCTTATTCACAGAAGGAGCAATTAGAAGTGCAGGATACTGGATAGTAGGATGTCGTCGTCGAGTGAACTCTCATATACAGAAGTGTGTAACTTGTAGAAAGTTGCGAGGCAagcaacaacaaccaaaaatgGCCGACATCTTTGAAGCACACCTTCATCCTGGACCCCCTTTTACACATATTGGAGTGGTTGTATTTGGACCCTGGTCCATTGTAACTCGAAAAACATGA